Proteins encoded together in one Candidatus Cloacimonadota bacterium window:
- a CDS encoding GntR family transcriptional regulator translates to MKVFKEDIPIYLQLRQQIEEQILARALNEEDRLKSLREMAAEYRINPITAGNAVNLLVDEGILYHKRGIGIFVSPGAREMIISNRRSSFIQESLEPSLRLAKSYEIPKEEVINKVKSVYGEEQ, encoded by the coding sequence ATGAAAGTTTTTAAAGAAGACATCCCGATTTACCTCCAGCTGAGGCAACAAATCGAAGAACAGATACTTGCCCGGGCATTAAATGAGGAAGATCGGTTAAAATCGCTCCGGGAAATGGCTGCTGAATACAGGATCAACCCCATTACAGCCGGTAATGCGGTTAACCTGTTGGTAGATGAAGGGATTTTGTATCACAAACGAGGTATAGGGATATTTGTTTCTCCCGGTGCCAGAGAGATGATCATATCTAATCGGAGAAGTTCATTTATCCAAGAATCTTTGGAGCCTTCTTTGCGATTGGCAAAAAGTTATGAGATTCCCAAAGAAGAGGTAATTAATAAGGTAAAAAGTGTTTATGGAGAAGAGCAATGA
- a CDS encoding ABC transporter ATP-binding protein yields MTVYEKTFENHPIPYQVNGLSKKFGKFQALDNVSFTLPWGKIVGLLGKNGAGKSTLMRCMLGFMDHEGTVSLDGFHLQHRDHRVFDQVAFIPDVSGLDDRLTVSQTINYVRNLNPHFNIERSERLFSRANLPLDKKVGKLSKGMKTKLYLLLTISLDVRYLLLDEPTLGLDIAFRKEFFNIILGEFFDEQRTIFISTHQVEEIEDILQEIIIIDNGKIVLNEEVESLKTRYHVITAPSDKKQVLYDSGAREINKTLGFVSAVLPSDVQVEGAVYNRPSISDIFMEVVGGNSATV; encoded by the coding sequence ATGACAGTTTATGAAAAGACGTTTGAGAACCATCCAATACCTTATCAGGTAAATGGATTAAGTAAGAAGTTTGGAAAATTCCAAGCTTTGGATAATGTGTCTTTTACTCTGCCTTGGGGGAAAATTGTGGGATTGCTGGGAAAAAACGGAGCCGGCAAATCCACTCTGATGCGTTGCATGCTTGGTTTTATGGATCATGAGGGAACTGTTAGTCTGGATGGATTTCACTTGCAACATCGAGATCACCGGGTGTTTGATCAGGTGGCATTTATTCCCGATGTTAGTGGCTTAGATGACCGCTTAACGGTTTCTCAAACCATCAATTATGTAAGGAACCTTAATCCTCATTTCAATATTGAACGCAGTGAACGCTTGTTTTCCAGAGCAAATTTGCCTTTAGACAAGAAAGTGGGTAAGCTTTCCAAGGGCATGAAGACAAAGCTGTATCTCTTGTTGACCATATCCTTAGACGTACGTTATCTGCTTCTGGATGAGCCAACATTGGGGCTCGATATTGCGTTTAGAAAGGAATTCTTCAATATCATCTTAGGTGAGTTTTTTGATGAGCAACGCACCATCTTTATTTCCACTCATCAGGTGGAAGAAATTGAGGATATATTGCAGGAAATTATCATTATCGATAATGGTAAGATAGTTTTGAATGAAGAAGTTGAGAGTTTGAAAACTAGATACCATGTAATTACAGCTCCATCAGACAAGAAGCAGGTTCTTTATGATTCTGGAGCGCGTGAGATTAATAAAACCTTGGGATTTGTAAGTGCAGTATTGCCATCTGACGTGCAAGTTGAAGGTGCAGTATATAACAGACCATCAATATCTGATATATTTATGGAAGTAGTAGGAGGTAACAGTGCGACAGTTTAA